The genomic DNA ACATCAACAAATGAAAGGTTGGAATAATATTAGGAAAGTAATTTTGCTTCTATTGGCAATATCTTGCTCTTTGAACAATAAGACTATAATTAACGCTGACTTTGAAAAATTATTAGAAAATTATATCGAAAATAATCCTATACCAAAATATTTGGAATCAAATGAGGAAGGAAAATTTGCAATTCCATCTTACCATCTTTATTTTGGAAAAAAAGAATCTGACTCGATTATTCAAATTAAACTTCTTCCTTTTTTAGTTGGTTTTAATCCACTAAATTCTAAAATTGACAATGAAGGTGAAGAAATTATTACGGAGGAAAACCCTGATGGTTATTTTGTATTTAGAGAAAAGTTAATAGTAGTTTTTGACAAAAATAATTACGGAATAAATATTATAGATGGAAACAAATTAATTAAGAAAATACCAGATAGTCTGAAATGGGATTTTAACAAACATAATAATCACATAAGAAGTAAATCGAATTATTATAATATATCTAAACAGAAAATTGAAATTATTGAATAAAAAAACAGTTGCCAACACCGTATAAACTTTATTGCTGGTTTTAGCTCACTTGGGAAATTCCTTCGGAATTTCGCCGTTCGTGTTTTATTTAGTAAATTCATTGCCTAAACAACGCAACAAAGCTTATACAACAACGTTGGCAAAAACTGGTTGAAAGTCGCAAAAAAAACATAAGTTATTTAAATAAAGGTTTTGCCTAAAATTTCTGATTCAAAATTCTGATTCAAAATTCTTTAATCTTATTACGTCGAAAAAACAAAAATTTAGAATATTGAAAACTCTCTCGCTCGTGAAAATTTGTAAAAAAGGGAAAGTATTAGAATTTTAATAACAAGAATTTACTCAAACGCTGAAAAACCAAAATTGCGGAATTTAATAAAATACTGGATTTCTTACTCAAGTTCTGAATTTAGCAAGTTTGCGGAATTGAACAAATTGTGGAGTTTTTACTCTTGTGAAAAATTAGAGCAAAATCCCAAAGTAAAAAATTAAACACTTTTAAAAGAAAAATTTAGAACTGTACCTTCTAAAAAAAGGAAAATATTTTAAGAAGAAGTAGAAAATTATAGAAAAAATTAAGCGGAAATTAAAATACGCATTTGCCAACACCGTTTATAAAAAATTGCTAAATTAGTGCTTAACTAAAAGTTCGTTGCGTTTTTATGTACTTCTGATTTTCCGTTGGAAAATCCTCGCACACAAAACCGCAACTTTCCATAAACAAACTCGTTGCCAAAAATTGTCCAGATCACTCAAATTCCTGAAAAAATTAGCGAATAAAACTCTTGAATTTTAAATGTTAGAGACTCTCTCAATGTTGGAAAGTTGAGAAAAATGAAAAAAGCATTACGGAATTGAGCAAAATGCGGAATAAAAACTTTGCGGAATTATCTCAAAAGTGTAAAATTTTGAAAGACTGAGAGTTTTCTGAGAATCAAACAATATTTAAAATTGTTTGCGGAATTAAACACGTGAGAAAACACTCAAACTCTGAAAAACAAAAATAGCGGAATTTAACAATTGTAGAATTAAAAATAGTGGCGGAATTTTCACTCGAACGCTAAATCTCGAAAATAATAAGCAAATTCGGAAAAATAAAAAAACAACTTTAGGCAACAACGTGTATAAAAAATTGCTTATTTTTAGCTTGTAAAAAGTTAGTTCCATTTTTATGCACTTCAATTTTCCTACGGAAAATAGCCGTGCATAAAAATCGCAACTTTCCATAACACAAATCCGTTGGCAAAAACTGGTTGAAAGTCACCACAAAAACATAAGTCATTTAAATAAAGGTTTTGCTTAAAATTTCTGATTCAAAATTCTTTAATCTTATTACGGCGAAAAAATAAAAATTCAGAATATTGAAAACTCTCTCGCTCGTTAAAATTTGTAAAAAGGGGAAATTATTAGAATTTTAATAGCAAGAGTTAACTCAAACGCTGAAAAACCAAAATTGCGGAATTTAATAAAATACTGGAATTCTTACTAAAGTTCTGAATTTAGCAAGTTTGCGGAATTGAACAAATTGTGGATTTTTTACTCTTGTGAAAAATTGGAGCAAAATCCCAAAGTAAAAAACTCAAGCACTTTTAAAAGAAAAATTTAGAACTGTGTCTTATAAAAAAAGGAAAATAATTTAAGAAGAAGTAGAAAATTATAGAAAAAATTAAGCGGAAATTAAAACACGCATTTGCCAACACCGTTTATAAAAAATTGCTAAATTAGTGCTTAACTAAAAGTTCGTTGCGTTTTTATGTACTTCTGATTTTCCGTTGGAAAATCCTCGCACACAAAACCGCAACTTTCCATAAACAAACTCGTTGTGCCACATTACGCACTCGAAAATCTGAAAAATACATGAAAGAAAACATCAAATTCAGTAAAGAAGACACATTATACCTAAACAATCTCATAAAAAAAATAGAAGACCTTGAAAAATATAATGATACTGAAAAAAATAATATAACAAGGAATATTATCACAATATTAGTTGGTTTAATTTCTGTATTAGTAGCTTTTAAAGGAGTAAATAGTCCTTACACTCACGTTCACTTATTGTTTTCGGCAACCCTGATAAGTATATCTCTCGCAATCCTTTCGGGTATCGTTTCTTTATTTCGTCAAGTTGAAGAATCACATCGGATTTTAATGTTCCAACGGGAAAATTTATCACGTAGATTGAACGGGAATCTACACGAAAAATTCGAAAAAGATTTTCCTCCGAAAAAAATGTTTTTAATTTTTGAATATTTGTTTTATATTTTTTCTTCATTGTCAATTGTTTTACTAGCTATGTATGGAATTTTGAAATAAATCATCATAACAACACATTTTAAAAAACTCATTCATTTTAATATTGGCAGAATGAAAAACCATTTACTGAATAAAACGTGGCACAACACCGTATAAAATTTATTGCTAATTATCAACTATTTACGAAAATTATTACTGATTTTTTGCCACTTTTTTTTAACCTAAATCAGTAATGATTTTCGCAACAAATCTTATACAAAAAACGTTGGCATTAATTAAAAAAACGAACACCAAATTGAAATCTAACAACTTTATTAATCAAATCGTAGGAAAAACAGTTGATAAAATTTATCAAGTGGATTTCAATGAAAATAAAGATAATGACGATTACCTTCCTTGGACTTTTTTCATAACGTTTTCCGAATTTGATATGTTTATGGAAATTGAAGGAGATTTCGATGGAGACCATATAAAAATAAATCTGAACCAACTTTCGGAACTTAAACAAAGACTGGAAAAGAATGAATTACGAAACGAATCTGATTTATGGCAAGTTTATGAAGTTAAAGAAAATGAAAATCTCGGAGAATTAATTAATAAACCAATCTTAAAATGTGAATACGGAATTGAAAAGGATGAGTTTACTATAAATGAGAATAAAATAAAAGGACAAAAGGAAGTCTTTACATTTATCCGATTTTATTATGAAAAATCGTTTTTGACAATCTTTGAAGGTGGTTGCGGACTTTCAGTTTCGGAGGCCCAAAATATCAAGCTGAATTTTGAAGAAACATTTGACAAATATTTAGCGGAATAAAAAACTAATGCCAACACCGTATATAATTTATTGCTGGCTTTTCGACTACTTACGAAAGTCCTCGCGAACTTTCTTGGTCGGTAATTATTTACTAAATTAGTTACTTAAAACACGCAACAAACCATATACAACAACGTTAGCAATTATATGACCAAACCAACAGAAATACCGATTATTGATTATGCAGAATTTCTATTATTCGGAATTGAATTTTCTTTGGTTGATTTTAAAAAATATCAAACTACAATTGAGAATTTTTTAGACAAAGAGAAAAAGTCATTGGACGAATCGTATAATAAAAGTCTGGCAGAATTAGACCAAGATGACTATAAAAAATATAATCAAATAGCAAAAGACTATTATTATAGAAGTGGAGATATTGCAACCTTATTTCCTCATAATTTTAGAGCATCGTTTTTAGTACAAATAATAACTTTTATTGAACACGAATTGAAATTAATTTGTGAACATTACGAATTTGAAAAACAAACGAAATATTCTATTAACGACTTGAAAGGAACTAATGATATTGAGAAAGCAAAACAGTTTCTAGAGAAATCTTGCAACGTAAATTTCCGAAATTTGGACAAAGAGTGGCAATTTATTTTGAAAATAAAACGAATTAGGAATAAATTAATCCATTCTCAAGGATTTGTAAAGAAAACAGAAAAGGATTGGAAAGTATTTAATGATTTTAATAATAAATTAAAATATTTTGACTTCAGTCCAAAAGGAGAATTAGTAGAAGAGCCAAAATTGATAATTAAGAACAGATTACTGATTGACGATTTATTAAAAGTAACAGAAGATTTTTTTAATAAACTATTAGGAAAAGAATTAAAATACAATTGCTAACACCGTATATAATTTATTGCTAGTACTCGCCTACTTACGAAAATCCTTAGGGATTTTCTATTCCGTTTTATTTACTAAATTTAGTGCTTCAAAAACGCAACAAACCATATACAAAAACGTTACCAAAAATAGCTCAATCATTCAAATCCTGAATTTAAAATAGCATTTAAAATTGCGGAACACTCTCTGAAGATTGGAAAATTCTGAAAGAATTTTGTTTACATTTTTGAGAATTTAGAAAAATAAAAAGTAAAAACTGAGCAGTGTGGAATTGAGCAAAATGCGGAGTAAAATCTGTGTAAAATTATCTTTAAAACGAAAACTCAGAAAGGCTGAGAATTTCTTTAAAATCAAAAAAAAAAGTAAAAATTATTGGCGGAATTAAGCATGTAAGAAAACACTCAAACGCTGAAAAACCAAAATTGCGGAATTGAGCAAGATGTGGAATTAAAATATTGGCGGAATTTTCACTCTAACGCTGAATTTAGAAAATAATAAGAAAAATTGGAAAATAAAAAAACTACTTTTGGTAACACCGTGTTGTGTAAGCAACACCCTGTATGTATTGATTTTATTAGATTAAATAACAATAATTAAAAAAAGGTACAACATAGGTACAACTTTTAAAATTATAGAATTGTGAAGAAAATATAGTGATCTATAGTCACAAAAAAACCGTTACAAATATATTGTAACGGTTTCTCTTTGCTTGTATTTACGCTTAAAGTTATTAAGCTGCCGTACCAGAGCCTAAATACAAACTGTTTGATACTTGTGTACCATCGGCAGAAACAAACGCCATAAATAGCTCTACTGTATCTCCTGCATAGGTATTTGGTATTGTAACCACTTGCGAACCTACAGTTCTATCAGCACCATCCAAAATAGAAATTGATTCTTTTTTGCTCGGATTATAAACCAATACCATTGCTTTGTCAGTCGTATTTGCATTGCCTTCTGCTGAGTTATCATCCCAATCAAAACTTACTTGTCCTGCTGTTGTTAAATCGGTTATACCATTCAATACACTAGATAAAGAACCCCTACTCAATAAAGCTAAAGAATAATCAATCGTGAAGTTAGGTGCAATTCCTCCTACCGCATTATTTAACACATAAGACATTGCTGCATTAAATTCTGTTTTCTTGGTCGCAAATGACTTATAACCGATTTTAATAAAACCTTTAGTCGCTTGCAGATACTCCAATGTAATAGTAAATTTATTACGCTGATTTACCTGTCCCTCTGTTCGAGGATTCGCCACGCTTGATGGCTTAATTCTGATGTAGTCAATACCTTTCCAACTACCTCCAATTACGTTACCTACTTTTCCTGATAACCCTCCTAAAATACCCTGTGCAATTTTACCCATTACTATTTAAATTTAAAATTAATACTCGTTCGGATTTGGTACGGACTTGATATTGCTTTTAAACCTTACTTACTATCTTAATATATGATAAAAATATGACTTATTAGCTGTTTTAAAGGCTTTAAGATACTTATGCGCTAAGCTTCATTCGATTGCTTAGTGTTAATATAATTATTTAAGAAAACGACATTAAAAAAGTGATTTCATCATTTTTTCCAGTTTTTTTTTTAAAGAAATGAGACAAGTAAATATTTTTTTTGCGAAGAAACTAAATAAATTTAGCCGTTTTTTTTTTGCAGCTGAATGAGATAAGGAAAAAAATGCTTTCCTCGTTTTTAAATATTGATAAACAGAGGCTGGATTTGAGCGTGGGGTTTGTCAATTTTTAAAAATGTGAGCCCAATGGCGATTGAATGACATAATATTTTGTCTAAAATCAATTAATCATCATTTTTTTTCATATATTTAAGTTTCTTTTTCATAGAAGTCTTTTCATAGACTTTTACATAGCAATTTACCCACCTCTCTACGATGTGGGTTTTTCTTTTAAATAATTTCATTTAAAATAATTAAAGTACCTAGTGCGCTGGCAGAAGCGAGGATAAGGGTAAAGACTTTTTATTTGTGCTTTCTAATTTTATTGAGGTTTTATTAAAAGTGAATGCCTCCTATTTGTAATTTTAATGAATTGATTTTCTTATTAAATTACTTCTTCTATTTTTATACTTGCATTTACTTTTAGTGAAAACGGTTGCTACTAATTTTCTTCACAAATAAAAAGTTTTACTCTTATTGGCTTTTTTTGATTTTATAGGTGCTTTATAAATTGTATTTAATTTTCTGCTTTTAATTATTGAGTTCTTAGGTTGATTTTAAAGTTGCCAAAAGCACTTATAAAAACAATGCAACACAGCCGAATTGTTATTAAAATATCTAAATATTATTATAAATATCCTACATGAGCGCTGGATGAGCGGCTATTTTACATAATAGCAGTTATAACTACCTGGAGTTTACGAAAGAGTATTATAACTTCTATTATGTAACTTAGCTTTGGGGAGTTTTGGGTTTTATGAAAACAATATTAAAGATTGCTTTTTATAGTTGTATTTGAGTTTGCGAAAATACAAGCTGTAAAATGCAAGTACCTTTAGAATACTAAAACGCTAAACTTGCGGAGGTGTGCGGAACAAAACAAAAAACAGAGACTTTTGAAGTTATGAAAAAACTGGATTTTGTTTTGTGGGGAATAAAAAATCTATAACTTAATTATCTTTTTATTAACAATTGTATTATTAACTTCTACTTTCAAAATATATAAACCTTTTGAAAAAGAAGAAATATCAATCCTATTTACTGATTTTGATTTTAAAACTAACTGACCTAAAGTATTGTAAATATTACAATTATAAATACCAAAATTAACCTCATCTTTAATGTAAATAAAATCTTTTGTAAACGTAGGATATATATTTAAAGACTGAGCAACTACATTATTTAAACTTAAAGTACCCCAAGTGTCTTCTACAATACTACCACCCCATATTAATGTTGATAAATATGGATTATCGATATATGGATTACGATTACCTTGTGCTGAATAAATTATTTCATTTCTACCTCTTTCAAACTGAGAAACAGGGTCTTGCGCATTCCATTCCAAAAAGACATTCGGCATTGTTGATGTACTATTCAAATTACCATACCCTATATTTATTGCTTTACATTGGTCTGGATAACGTGTATACATATACATTATAATACGAGCTACATCACCTTTCCATTCATCACCTGGATAAAAATTACCAATTGTTGTTATATGTGCATTACCGACATCATCTTGAAAAAGACGATTGTTACGTGAACTATTCATTTGACTATCACAAGCTCTTAAATTATGAACATCTGTACCTGAACTTGGGTAAGAATTATCTAAATTAGGTGTAGCCAAAGACTTTGAAAATACGTGTTCACGATTCCACAAACCAATACAAGATGACGAATGACACGATAAATCTTTACTACGAGAATAATCGTTATTCGTTAGTGCATCAGTATTATTATAACCATACATTAATAAAATATCAGAACTTGATGGATTCTCTAAATCTGATTGTTTTAAAACATCCCAAGTATCTAATGAACTTGATGTGTAACGCACTAAAATAGTATGTGTATTTGTAACTAATGTGGTTAGTTGTGTTTTAATATCTTCACCTGATTGTGAAAAATCAATACCTGAATAATAAGAAGGGGTTTGAGAAAATAATACAGAAGGAAATAAAAGAAGTATTAATAAAGTTTTTTGTGAAAACAAATTATTATTAAAACTGTATCTAAAAATTGATTTTGAAATTAAATAAACAAAATACCAAATTGCAAAGTCAACTATTTTTTTTAATTTAAACATAAATTTATATAGCTTGTTTAATTAAGTATAGAATATACTCTAAATTATCATTATTTTTTATTACTAATTCATAATCTCCATTTCCCCAATGACCTGTATTTGATACATCACGCATTAGGTTTTTAGGGTCTTCTAATTTACCTTTTTGTAGATTGATAAATAGTTTAATACCCTTTTTAAGTGTAACAATATCAGCTATATTTTTATCCTTTTTAAAAGCTATGTATAGTTTTTTAGGCTCTAATTCAATATCATCTGCTAAGGCTAAAATAGCGTCTTTATAGGTTTCGTACAACTCTTTTACTTTATCTGGATAACTATCTAAATGAAATTCTTCTGTATATACTTTTATCTCTTTTGTAACTGCTTCTAATTGTGTATTGCTTGATGTAATTGGCTTGATGCTTTCTGCCGATTTACTTTTCTTTATTTGATCTACACTAATCAAATTGTTTTCATAACGTTTCACTTCCCACAACTCAATCGCTATATCTTTAAAATTTGTTGCTGCTCTTTGATTTTCTGTAAAACTTGTAGATACAAATACTACTCTTGTTTGACTCCAATCTACATCTGTACGTTTTAAGTTTTGTTTTAAAGTCTCGTTATATTCTACAATAAAATCAGCCTTATTTTCTAGCATTAAACTTAAATATGTAAATCCTTGGTCTACTACACTTATATTTTTACTTCTTTTATATTCAATTATTATAAATGCATTTGACTGTTTATCGTATGCTAAAGTATCTATACGTTTATTTTTAATAGAGAATTCTGATTTTACTAATTGTAAATCCATTAACTCATTTAAATTATTCTCAAAAAGCGATTGTATTTCTCTTTCTAATTTAAATGGTTTCTCTTTTAAAATACTAGTATATTCTTTTGATTTTAAGTTATATAAGTGCATTTTTTATTTTTCTATTAATACCATATTAACACTATCAAATTTAAATTTCACAATATCACCTGATAAAATTAATGTAACTACTTTATCAATAATTGGTCTTGGTGCAACAAACCATTCTCTTGGTGTTATCCTTTTTCCTTCATCATCAAAGACATCTACATTT from Polaribacter sp. ALD11 includes the following:
- a CDS encoding DUF5655 domain-containing protein; the protein is MHLYNLKSKEYTSILKEKPFKLEREIQSLFENNLNELMDLQLVKSEFSIKNKRIDTLAYDKQSNAFIIIEYKRSKNISVVDQGFTYLSLMLENKADFIVEYNETLKQNLKRTDVDWSQTRVVFVSTSFTENQRAATNFKDIAIELWEVKRYENNLISVDQIKKSKSAESIKPITSSNTQLEAVTKEIKVYTEEFHLDSYPDKVKELYETYKDAILALADDIELEPKKLYIAFKKDKNIADIVTLKKGIKLFINLQKGKLEDPKNLMRDVSNTGHWGNGDYELVIKNNDNLEYILYLIKQAI
- a CDS encoding endonuclease; the protein is MFKLKKIVDFAIWYFVYLISKSIFRYSFNNNLFSQKTLLILLLFPSVLFSQTPSYYSGIDFSQSGEDIKTQLTTLVTNTHTILVRYTSSSLDTWDVLKQSDLENPSSSDILLMYGYNNTDALTNNDYSRSKDLSCHSSSCIGLWNREHVFSKSLATPNLDNSYPSSGTDVHNLRACDSQMNSSRNNRLFQDDVGNAHITTIGNFYPGDEWKGDVARIIMYMYTRYPDQCKAINIGYGNLNSTSTMPNVFLEWNAQDPVSQFERGRNEIIYSAQGNRNPYIDNPYLSTLIWGGSIVEDTWGTLSLNNVVAQSLNIYPTFTKDFIYIKDEVNFGIYNCNIYNTLGQLVLKSKSVNRIDISSFSKGLYILKVEVNNTIVNKKIIKL
- a CDS encoding DUF6266 family protein; its protein translation is MGKIAQGILGGLSGKVGNVIGGSWKGIDYIRIKPSSVANPRTEGQVNQRNKFTITLEYLQATKGFIKIGYKSFATKKTEFNAAMSYVLNNAVGGIAPNFTIDYSLALLSRGSLSSVLNGITDLTTAGQVSFDWDDNSAEGNANTTDKAMVLVYNPSKKESISILDGADRTVGSQVVTIPNTYAGDTVELFMAFVSADGTQVSNSLYLGSGTAA